One stretch of Oryzias latipes chromosome 7, ASM223467v1 DNA includes these proteins:
- the LOC101155601 gene encoding CCAAT/enhancer-binding protein beta has translation MEVAGLYEEGSFAIHGRDGIISPIVGGSYWRLGDSMTELGIEERERAIDLSVYLDPAFHCAQLAAQTQPQGDAYSDFLAESKIKRVSALQSYRNYSLLGELESSQCDPRQPYSLGYSELQETRADSVLSPELSRYRTAAAAADRDDNLEDAKMENGSSGFDMRSYLHYQSTSSSLGNISTASSTCSSPPGTPAPSGKGRSPSHGGKGSSGKSKKRLDKDSEEYKLRRERNNLAVRKSRDKAKMRNLETQHKVLELAAENDRLQKRVEQLSRELATLRNLLSATGQC, from the coding sequence ATGGAAGTGGCCGGCTTGTACGAGGAGGGAAGCTTTGCTATCCACGGCAGAGACGGTATCATCAGTCCCATCGTCGGCGGCTCGTACTGGCGGCTCGGTGACTCGATGACGGAGCTGGGCATTGAGGAGCGGGAGAGAGCGATAGACCTGAGCGTTTACCTGGACCCAGCCTTCCACTGCGCGCAGCTGGCGGCGCAGACGCAGCCGCAGGGGGACGCGTACTCTGACTTTCTGGCGGAGAGCAAGATCAAGAGAGTCTCAGCTCTCCAGAGCTACAGGAACTACTCTTTGCTGGGCGAGCTGGAGTCGAGCCAGTGCGACCCCCGGCAGCCCTACTCGCTGGGCTACTCGGAGCTGCAGGAGACGCGCGCGGACAGCGTCCTGAGCCCCGAACTGAGCCGCTACAGAACCGCCGCCGCAGCCGCCGACAGAGACGACAACCTGGAAGACGCCAAGATGGAGAACGGCTCGTCCGGGTTCGACATGAGGTCCTATCTTCATTACCAGTCCACCAGCAGCAGTCTGGGGAACATCTCCACTGcgtcctccacctgctccagcCCGCCCGGCACACCTGCGCCCTCAGGTAAAGGCAGGTCACCGTCTCACGGCGGCAAGGGGAGCAGCGGGAAGTCTAAAAAACGATTGGACAAGGACAGTGAAGAGTACAAGCTGAGGAGGGAGAGGAACAACCTCGCCGTGAGGAAGAGCAGGGACAAAGCCAAAATGCGCAACTTGGAGACTCAACACAAAGTGCTGGAACTGGCCGCGGAGAACGACCGTTTACAAAAGCGCGTGGAGCAGCTGTCTAGGGAGCTGGCCACGCTGCGCAACCTGCTCTCAGCAACTGGACAATGTTAG